GCCGGCCCGACCAGAACGCGCGATAGGGCGCCAGCCAGGCGTCGACCTCGGCCAAGGGCTCCGGTCGCAGCGCGTAGCACCTCCGCTGGGCCGCCACCCGGACGGTCACCAGCCCGGCCTCCCGCAGCACCCGCAGGTGCTTGGACACCGCGGGCTGGCTGAGGGAAAGCTCGTCGACCAGCTCGCCCACCGAGCGCTCGCCGTCGCGCAGCAGGTCCAGGATCGTGCGGCGGCGGGGCTCGGCGAGCACCTCGAAGGTCTGCATCACCCGTGAAATGTGCTCCGCACGGCATATTCCTGTCAAGGCATGCGCGACCGGCCCAGTGGGCCTCCTGGTCTGAACCATTGACCTAATGGTCTAGTCCATTTACGGTGGTGTGGTACCCACCACTCCGGCACCGTGGCCGTGAGTAATTCTCCGAAGGGAGAAGGCATGTCCCGTTTCCGCAGGAAGAGCTTCTCGGCGCTGCTGACCGTGGCCGCCGCCGCGGGCCTCGTGGCCGGCTTTGCCGCCCCCGCCGCGACCGCGTCGACCGAAGCCTCCGTCGGCAAGGTCGTCGGCTACTTCACCGAATGGGGTGTCTACGACCGCAACTACCACGTCAAGAACATCGAGACGTCGGGCTCGGCGAGCAAGCTGACCCACATCAACTACGCCTTCGGCAACGTGACGAACGGCGGCTGCGCGATCGGCGACGCCTACGCCGACTACCAGAAGACCTACGACGCCGCGGGCAGTGTCGACGGCGTCGCCGACACCTGGGACCAGCCCCTCGCCGGCAGTTTCAACCAGCTCAAGAAGCTGAAGGCCATGCACCCCGGGCTGAAGGTGATCTGGTCGTTCGGCGGCTGGACCTGGTCGGGCGGCTTCGGGCAGGCGGCGCAGAACCCGGCCGCGTTCGCCGACTCCTGCTACAACCTGGTCAACGACCCGCGCTGGGCCGGTGTCTTCGACGGCATCGACATCGACTGGGAGTACCCCAACGCCTGCGGTCTGAGCTGTGACACCAGCGGCGCCGAGGCGTCCAAGAACCTGATGTCCGCGCTGCGCGCCAAGTTCGGCTCGCAGCTGGTCACCGCGGCGATCACCGCCGACGGCACCGACGGCGGCAAGATCGACGCGGCCGACTACGCCGGCGCCGCCCAGTACGTCGACTGGTACAACGTGATGACCTACGACTACTTCGGCGCGTTCGCCGCGCAGGGCCCGACCGCCCCGCACTCGCCCTTGACGTCCTACGACGGCATCCCGACGCCCGGCTTCTACTCCGACGCGGCGATCCAGAAGCTCAAGAGCAAGGGCATCGCGTCGGGCAAGCTGCTGCTGGGCATCGGGTTCTACGGCCGTGGCTGGACCGGCGTCACCCAGGACGCCCCGGGCGGCACGGCGACCGGCGCCGCGCCGGCCAAGTACGAGCCGGGCATCGAGGACTACAAGGTGCTGAAGACGTCCTGCCCGGCGACCGGCACCGTCGCGGGCACCGCGTACGCCAAGTGCGGCAGCAACTGGTGGAGCTACGACACCCCGTCGACCATCGCGGGCAAGGTGGACTACGCCAGGACCCAGGGTCTCGGCGGGGCGATGTTCTGGGAGCTCTCGGGCGACACCACCGACGGCGAGCTGATCACCGCCGTCGCGAAGTAGCGCTTCGCCGGCGGGGGCACCGGCGCGGAAACCGTCGGTGCCCCCGATTATCGTTCCCGCCGTGAAGTTCAGCGGATTCGGCGAGTACGCCGTCGACTTCTACGACGGCCTCGTGGAGGACAACTCGAAGCCCTACTGGGACGACCACGTCGAGACGTACAAGAACGACGTCCGCGCCCCGATGGAGGCGCTGCTCGCGGAGCTCGCCCCCGAGTTCTCCGACGGCTTCGGCGAGCCCAAGGTGTTCCGCCCCTACCGCGACGTCCGCTTCGCCAAGGACAAGACGCCGTACAAGACCCACTGCGGCGCGGTGATCGAGCAGGGCCGCGGTGGCGGCGCCTACTACGTCGAGGTCGGCCCGGACGGCCTGCGCGTCGGCGGTGGCTGCTTCCACCTGCAGTCCGACCAGCTCGCCCGGTTCCGCCAGGCCGTCGACGCCGAGCTGCACGGCGAAGCGCTGGCGAAGATCCTCGCGAAGCTGGAGCGCTCGGGCTGGGAGATCAAGGGCGACCGGCTGAAGTCCAAGCCGCGCGGCTTCGACGCCGGGCACCCCCGCCTCGACCTGCTGCGCCACCGCTCGGTGTACGCCGTGCGCGGCTGGGAGCCGGACGACGTCCTGCACGAACGAGGGGCGCTCGATCGGGTGAAGAAGGCCTGGCGGCAGCTGCGCGAGTTCAACGAGTGGGCCCGCGACCGCGTCGGGCCCAGTGCACTGCCCCGGCGCTGACCAGCTGGACAGGACAGGTTTCTGAACAGTTTCTCTGAACTTTTCGGGATCGGTACAGACGAACGCGCGGAGAGGGACTACGCTGTGCGAACGTGAGCCGACGCGCGAAGATCGTTTGTACCCTGGGCCCTGCCACCGCTACGCCGGAGAAGATGCGGGCCCTCGTCGACGCTGGCATGGACGTGGCCAGGATGAACTTCAGCCACGGCAGCCACAGCGACCACAAGGAGGTCTACGACCTCATCCGGGCCGCGGCCGCCGAGAGCGGGCGGGCGGTCGGCATCCTCGCCGACCTGCAGGGCCCGAAGATCCGCCTCGGCACGTTCGCCGGTGGCCCGGTCGAGTGGCACAACGGCGACATCGTCCGGATCACCGTCGAGGACGTCGCCGGCACCCACGACCGGGTCTCGACCACCTACAAGGGCCTCGCCCGGGACGCCAAGCCCGGCGACCGGCTGCTCGTCGACGACGGCAAGGTCGGCCTGGTGGTCAAGGGCGTCGAGGGTCCGGACGTGGTCTGCGAGGTCACCGAGGGCGGCCCGGTCAGCAACAACAAGGGCGTCTCGCTGCCCGGCATGGACGTGTCCGTGCCG
This genomic window from Amycolatopsis mongoliensis contains:
- a CDS encoding ArsR/SmtB family transcription factor, giving the protein MQTFEVLAEPRRRTILDLLRDGERSVGELVDELSLSQPAVSKHLRVLREAGLVTVRVAAQRRCYALRPEPLAEVDAWLAPYRAFWSGRLDALERRLDETDPH
- a CDS encoding glycoside hydrolase family 18 protein, with the protein product MSRFRRKSFSALLTVAAAAGLVAGFAAPAATASTEASVGKVVGYFTEWGVYDRNYHVKNIETSGSASKLTHINYAFGNVTNGGCAIGDAYADYQKTYDAAGSVDGVADTWDQPLAGSFNQLKKLKAMHPGLKVIWSFGGWTWSGGFGQAAQNPAAFADSCYNLVNDPRWAGVFDGIDIDWEYPNACGLSCDTSGAEASKNLMSALRAKFGSQLVTAAITADGTDGGKIDAADYAGAAQYVDWYNVMTYDYFGAFAAQGPTAPHSPLTSYDGIPTPGFYSDAAIQKLKSKGIASGKLLLGIGFYGRGWTGVTQDAPGGTATGAAPAKYEPGIEDYKVLKTSCPATGTVAGTAYAKCGSNWWSYDTPSTIAGKVDYARTQGLGGAMFWELSGDTTDGELITAVAK
- a CDS encoding DUF2461 domain-containing protein, whose product is MKFSGFGEYAVDFYDGLVEDNSKPYWDDHVETYKNDVRAPMEALLAELAPEFSDGFGEPKVFRPYRDVRFAKDKTPYKTHCGAVIEQGRGGGAYYVEVGPDGLRVGGGCFHLQSDQLARFRQAVDAELHGEALAKILAKLERSGWEIKGDRLKSKPRGFDAGHPRLDLLRHRSVYAVRGWEPDDVLHERGALDRVKKAWRQLREFNEWARDRVGPSALPRR